The proteins below come from a single Mus musculus strain C57BL/6J chromosome 5, GRCm38.p6 C57BL/6J genomic window:
- the Get4 gene encoding Golgi to ER traffic protein 4 homolog isoform 3 (isoform 3 is encoded by transcript variant 3), translating to MAAAAAMAEQEGARNGARNRGGVQRVEGKLRASVEKGDYYEAHQMYRTLFFRYMSQSKHAEARELMYSGALLFFSHGQNSAADLSMLVLESLEKAEVDVADELLENLAKVFSLMDPNSPERVAFVSRALKWSSGGSGKLGHPRLHQLLALTLWKEQNYCESRYHFLHSSDGEGCANMLVEYSTARGFRSEVDMFVAQAVLQFLCLKNKNSALVVFTTYTQKHPSIEDGPPFVQPLLNFIWFLLLAVDGGKLAVFTVLCEQYQPSLRRDPMYNEYLDRIGQLFFGVPPKQTSSYGGLLGNLLSSLMGSSEQEEGEESQDDSSPIELD from the exons atggcggcggcggcggcgatgGCAGAGCAGGAGGGCGCCCGCAACGGCGCCCGCAACCGCGGCGGCGTCCAGCGCGTGGAGGGCAAGCTGCGTGCTAGCGTCGAGAAGGGCGACTACTACGAGGCGCACCAGATGTACCGGACCCTCTTCTTCAG ATACATGTCTCAGAGCAAACATGCAGAGGCCCGGGAGCTTATGTACTCAGGAGCATTGCTCTTCTTCAGTCATGGCCAG AACAGTGCAGCTGACCTGTCCATGCTGGTCCTCGAATCCCTGGAAAAGGCCGAGGTGGACGTAGCTGATGAGCTTTTGG AAAATCTGGCTAAAGTGTTCAGTTTGATGGATCCAAATTCTCCTGAACGAGTAGCTTTTGTGTCCAGAGCCCTGAAGTGGTCCAGTGGAGGGTCTGGGAAACTGGGCCATCCTCGACTCCACCAGCTGCTGGCCCTCACATTATGGAAAG AGCAAAATTACTGTGAGTCTCGGTATCACTTTCTGCACTCCAGTGATGGCGAGGGCTGCGCCAACATGCTGGTCGAGTACTCTACTGCCCGAGGCTTCCGAAGTGAGGTGGACATGTTCGTGGCTCAGGCTGTGCTACA GTTTCTCTGTTTGAAAAATAAGAACAGTGCACTGGTGGTCTTTACAACGTACACACAGAAGCATCCATCCATCGAGGATGGGCCGCCCTTTGTTCAGCCCCTGCTCAATTTCATCTGGTTTCTGCTGCTGGCCGTGGACGG TGGCAAGCTGGCTGTCTTCACGGTGCTGTGCGAGCAGTACCAGCCGTCCCTGCGGAGGGACCCCATGTACAACGAG TACCTCGACAGGATCGGACAACTCTTCTTCGGTGTGCCGCCAAAGCAGACATCCTCCTATGGAGGCTTGCTAG GGAACCTGCTGAGCAGCCTCATGGGCTCCTCAgagcaggaagagggggaagagagccAGGATGACAGCAGCCCCATCGAGCTGGACTGA
- the Get4 gene encoding Golgi to ER traffic protein 4 homolog isoform 1 (isoform 1 is encoded by transcript variant 1), whose product MAAAAAMAEQEGARNGARNRGGVQRVEGKLRASVEKGDYYEAHQMYRTLFFRYMSQSKHAEARELMYSGALLFFSHGQQNSAADLSMLVLESLEKAEVDVADELLENLAKVFSLMDPNSPERVAFVSRALKWSSGGSGKLGHPRLHQLLALTLWKEQNYCESRYHFLHSSDGEGCANMLVEYSTARGFRSEVDMFVAQAVLQFLCLKNKNSALVVFTTYTQKHPSIEDGPPFVQPLLNFIWFLLLAVDGGKLAVFTVLCEQYQPSLRRDPMYNEYLDRIGQLFFGVPPKQTSSYGGLLGNLLSSLMGSSEQEEGEESQDDSSPIELD is encoded by the exons atggcggcggcggcggcgatgGCAGAGCAGGAGGGCGCCCGCAACGGCGCCCGCAACCGCGGCGGCGTCCAGCGCGTGGAGGGCAAGCTGCGTGCTAGCGTCGAGAAGGGCGACTACTACGAGGCGCACCAGATGTACCGGACCCTCTTCTTCAG ATACATGTCTCAGAGCAAACATGCAGAGGCCCGGGAGCTTATGTACTCAGGAGCATTGCTCTTCTTCAGTCATGGCCAG CAGAACAGTGCAGCTGACCTGTCCATGCTGGTCCTCGAATCCCTGGAAAAGGCCGAGGTGGACGTAGCTGATGAGCTTTTGG AAAATCTGGCTAAAGTGTTCAGTTTGATGGATCCAAATTCTCCTGAACGAGTAGCTTTTGTGTCCAGAGCCCTGAAGTGGTCCAGTGGAGGGTCTGGGAAACTGGGCCATCCTCGACTCCACCAGCTGCTGGCCCTCACATTATGGAAAG AGCAAAATTACTGTGAGTCTCGGTATCACTTTCTGCACTCCAGTGATGGCGAGGGCTGCGCCAACATGCTGGTCGAGTACTCTACTGCCCGAGGCTTCCGAAGTGAGGTGGACATGTTCGTGGCTCAGGCTGTGCTACA GTTTCTCTGTTTGAAAAATAAGAACAGTGCACTGGTGGTCTTTACAACGTACACACAGAAGCATCCATCCATCGAGGATGGGCCGCCCTTTGTTCAGCCCCTGCTCAATTTCATCTGGTTTCTGCTGCTGGCCGTGGACGG TGGCAAGCTGGCTGTCTTCACGGTGCTGTGCGAGCAGTACCAGCCGTCCCTGCGGAGGGACCCCATGTACAACGAG TACCTCGACAGGATCGGACAACTCTTCTTCGGTGTGCCGCCAAAGCAGACATCCTCCTATGGAGGCTTGCTAG GGAACCTGCTGAGCAGCCTCATGGGCTCCTCAgagcaggaagagggggaagagagccAGGATGACAGCAGCCCCATCGAGCTGGACTGA
- the Get4 gene encoding Golgi to ER traffic protein 4 homolog isoform 2 (isoform 2 is encoded by transcript variant 2), with product MSQSKHAEARELMYSGALLFFSHGQQNSAADLSMLVLESLEKAEVDVADELLENLAKVFSLMDPNSPERVAFVSRALKWSSGGSGKLGHPRLHQLLALTLWKEQNYCESRYHFLHSSDGEGCANMLVEYSTARGFRSEVDMFVAQAVLQFLCLKNKNSALVVFTTYTQKHPSIEDGPPFVQPLLNFIWFLLLAVDGGKLAVFTVLCEQYQPSLRRDPMYNEYLDRIGQLFFGVPPKQTSSYGGLLGNLLSSLMGSSEQEEGEESQDDSSPIELD from the exons ATGTCTCAGAGCAAACATGCAGAGGCCCGGGAGCTTATGTACTCAGGAGCATTGCTCTTCTTCAGTCATGGCCAG CAGAACAGTGCAGCTGACCTGTCCATGCTGGTCCTCGAATCCCTGGAAAAGGCCGAGGTGGACGTAGCTGATGAGCTTTTGG AAAATCTGGCTAAAGTGTTCAGTTTGATGGATCCAAATTCTCCTGAACGAGTAGCTTTTGTGTCCAGAGCCCTGAAGTGGTCCAGTGGAGGGTCTGGGAAACTGGGCCATCCTCGACTCCACCAGCTGCTGGCCCTCACATTATGGAAAG AGCAAAATTACTGTGAGTCTCGGTATCACTTTCTGCACTCCAGTGATGGCGAGGGCTGCGCCAACATGCTGGTCGAGTACTCTACTGCCCGAGGCTTCCGAAGTGAGGTGGACATGTTCGTGGCTCAGGCTGTGCTACA GTTTCTCTGTTTGAAAAATAAGAACAGTGCACTGGTGGTCTTTACAACGTACACACAGAAGCATCCATCCATCGAGGATGGGCCGCCCTTTGTTCAGCCCCTGCTCAATTTCATCTGGTTTCTGCTGCTGGCCGTGGACGG TGGCAAGCTGGCTGTCTTCACGGTGCTGTGCGAGCAGTACCAGCCGTCCCTGCGGAGGGACCCCATGTACAACGAG TACCTCGACAGGATCGGACAACTCTTCTTCGGTGTGCCGCCAAAGCAGACATCCTCCTATGGAGGCTTGCTAG GGAACCTGCTGAGCAGCCTCATGGGCTCCTCAgagcaggaagagggggaagagagccAGGATGACAGCAGCCCCATCGAGCTGGACTGA